Proteins from a single region of Manis javanica isolate MJ-LG chromosome 5, MJ_LKY, whole genome shotgun sequence:
- the AREG gene encoding amphiregulin, translating to MRAPLLPPAPAVLWLLLLGSAHCVAGLDVNGTYSGKGRPLSGDHSADGSEDTSRRGMPSGSEVSPVSETPSGSELSSGIDYDYAEEYDGEPQISGYIIDDSVRVEQVVKPKKNKTESEMTTDKPKRKKKGGKNGKNRRNRKKKNPCDAQFQNFCIHGECKYIEHLKAVTCRCYHDYFGERCGEKSMKTHSTADSDLSKIALVAIAAFLLAVSFTAIAVVIIIQVRKRYFREYEGEAEERKQLRQENGNTHAIA from the exons ATGAGAGCCCCGCTGCTCCCGCCGGCGCCCGCGGTGCTGTGGCTCCTGCTCCTCGGCTCAG CTCACTGTGTTGCTGGACTGGACGTCAATGGCACCTACTCTGGGAAAGGGAGGCCACTTTCTGGGGACCACAGTGCTGATGGATCTGAGGATACCTCGAGAAGAGGGATGCCTTCAGGAAGTGAGGTTTCCCCTGTGAGTGAAACTCCTTCTGGTAGTGAACTGTCCTCTGGGATCGACTATGACTATGCAGAAGAATATGATGGTGAACCACAAATATCAGGCTATATCATAGATGATTCAGTCAGAG TTGAACAGGTAGTTAAGCCcaagaagaacaaaacagaaagtgaAATGACTACAGATAaacccaaaagaaagaaaaagggaggcaaaaatggaaaaaatagaagaaacaggaagaagaaaaatccatGTGATGCacaatttcaaaatttctgcATTCATGGAGAATGCAAATATATAGAACACCTGAAAGCAGTAACATGCAG ATGTTATCACGATTACTTTGGTGAACGGTGTGGGGAAAAGTCCATGAAGACTCACAGCACCGCTGACAGTGATTTATCCAAAATCGCTTTGGTAGCCATAGCCGCCTTTCTATTGGCCGTGAGCTTCACAGCGATTGCTGTTGTAATTATAATTCA GGTTCGAAAGCGATACTTTAGGGAATATGAAGGAGAAGCCGAAGAACGCAAGCAACTTCGACAAGAAAATGGGAACACACATGCCATAGCGTAA